The Nitrosospira lacus genome window below encodes:
- a CDS encoding Gfo/Idh/MocA family protein produces MRALVVGLGSIGARHLNNLHTLGVHELGVVRTRNHPPPKEIIPKNITVFQDLDLALTQKFDLVVVANPTSFHLETLIKALKTGAHIYVEKPIAHEEQSVYELAPYLTSHVSKVLVGCQLRMHPGLQKINEWINQDKLGKVYSVQVDLGEYLPDWHPWEDYRQSYAARADQGGGVVLTLIHELDYLHWLFGKPKAIYAIGGHRTSLELTAEDMALITFETVQGVCVQLRMDYWRKPPVRHMNIVAEKSIVDWDYPTRLTTLKQNGQILDQIELPPAWDRNDLFLSMMREFLEGLSRESLPRVTLQDGIDVLQTALAAKKSIRTHQVVTL; encoded by the coding sequence TTGAGAGCCCTAGTGGTGGGCCTCGGGTCTATTGGGGCCAGGCATCTCAATAACCTGCATACGCTCGGAGTTCACGAACTCGGAGTGGTGCGAACCCGGAATCATCCTCCCCCCAAGGAAATTATTCCAAAAAACATTACCGTTTTCCAAGATCTCGATCTTGCACTCACTCAAAAATTCGATCTTGTGGTGGTGGCCAACCCCACTTCTTTTCATTTGGAAACCCTTATCAAAGCCCTCAAGACGGGGGCTCATATTTATGTTGAAAAGCCCATCGCCCACGAAGAACAAAGCGTGTACGAACTGGCCCCATACTTAACGTCCCATGTGTCGAAGGTTTTGGTGGGATGCCAGCTCCGCATGCATCCCGGGCTGCAGAAAATCAATGAGTGGATCAATCAGGATAAACTTGGAAAGGTTTATTCAGTGCAGGTGGATCTGGGCGAATACTTGCCCGACTGGCACCCCTGGGAAGATTATCGGCAAAGTTATGCAGCTCGCGCCGATCAGGGCGGGGGTGTTGTTCTAACTCTCATCCATGAGTTGGATTATTTGCATTGGCTTTTTGGGAAACCAAAGGCCATCTACGCTATCGGAGGGCACCGAACTTCTCTCGAACTGACAGCGGAAGACATGGCTCTCATCACTTTTGAAACTGTGCAAGGCGTCTGTGTTCAACTCCGAATGGACTATTGGCGAAAACCACCCGTGCGCCATATGAATATCGTTGCTGAAAAGTCTATTGTGGACTGGGATTATCCTACTCGTCTCACCACCCTGAAACAAAATGGGCAAATCCTGGATCAGATCGAATTACCCCCCGCCTGGGATCGAAATGATTTATTTTTATCCATGATGCGGGAATTTCTTGAGGGCCTCTCCAGAGAATCACTCCCCCGGGTCACCTTGCAGGACGGTATTGATGTTCTACAAACGGCTCTGGCAGCAAAAAAATCCATCCGAACCCATCAGGTGGTCACGCTATGA
- a CDS encoding cytidylyltransferase domain-containing protein → MLLQFLTYCNYLLYALLMLIYSLIPARGGSKAVPHKNIRPLRGIPLIVYSIEISLKCPFIQRTFVSTDSQRIADVARNAGAEVPFLRPGRLAQDDTRDLPVFQHFLEWLKQNRIPLPDAIFQFRPTSPFRSVSKIEEAVELLRKNPEADSVRGVVEPEQNPYKMWTIAEDGFMRPLLSIPGVSEPFNEPRQSLPKVYWQIGYLDLIRTRTILEKNSLTGTLILPLRIESKDSIDIDDESSFRRAELLLEQRENTL, encoded by the coding sequence GTGCTGCTACAGTTTTTGACTTATTGTAATTATTTACTTTATGCTTTACTAATGTTGATTTATTCACTCATTCCTGCACGTGGAGGATCAAAAGCTGTACCGCATAAAAATATCCGCCCCTTGCGAGGAATCCCTCTGATTGTCTATTCCATTGAAATCTCTCTCAAATGTCCTTTCATTCAAAGAACCTTCGTTAGCACCGACTCGCAACGCATTGCCGACGTCGCCAGAAACGCTGGAGCCGAGGTACCCTTCTTAAGGCCCGGCAGGCTGGCCCAAGATGACACGAGGGATCTGCCTGTATTTCAGCATTTCCTCGAATGGCTCAAGCAAAATCGAATTCCCCTTCCCGATGCCATTTTTCAGTTTCGCCCCACTTCTCCTTTCCGAAGCGTTTCAAAAATAGAAGAAGCCGTGGAGCTTCTGAGAAAAAATCCGGAGGCCGATTCAGTTCGGGGCGTCGTCGAGCCCGAGCAGAATCCTTACAAAATGTGGACCATCGCAGAAGATGGCTTTATGCGTCCTCTATTGAGTATCCCCGGAGTCAGCGAGCCGTTCAACGAGCCCAGGCAAAGTTTGCCCAAAGTCTATTGGCAGATTGGCTATCTCGACTTAATTCGTACCCGAACTATTCTAGAAAAAAATTCCCTTACAGGAACTCTCATCTTACCTTTGAGAATCGAGAGCAAAGATTCCATCGATATCGATGATGAATCTTCATTCCGACGGGCTGAGCTCCTGCTCGAACAACGAGAGAATACCCTTTGA
- a CDS encoding NTP transferase domain-containing protein: protein MNTAFSFYALKHNPKEETSIKTIILSAGRGRRLLSLTENVPKCLLSISGKTVIEWQIDALLAAGIDEVTVVTGFKSTLVEYLLQQRYANCVRVNTVFNPFFDVADNLASCWLARSEMDREFLLLNGDTVFDQAVLKRVLNSDPAPITLSVSYKSTYDADDMKVQLDEKGWVKHINKNLRPDQIDCESIGLVFFREHGPQLFRNAIEEALRQPAKLQSWYLAVIDALADKQLVSKCAVPGHLWCEIDFPMDLARAEALLSKIDQNQITENPVIGVAPEFGT from the coding sequence ATCAACACCGCCTTTTCATTTTATGCTTTAAAGCATAACCCAAAAGAGGAAACTTCTATCAAAACGATTATTCTGAGTGCGGGTCGAGGACGGCGACTGCTCTCGCTAACCGAAAATGTCCCCAAGTGCCTCTTATCGATCTCAGGCAAGACAGTTATCGAGTGGCAGATAGATGCCTTACTCGCTGCTGGAATAGACGAAGTCACCGTAGTTACGGGTTTTAAATCCACCCTGGTTGAATATCTGTTGCAGCAACGCTATGCAAACTGTGTACGCGTTAATACGGTTTTTAATCCTTTCTTCGATGTTGCGGATAATCTGGCCAGTTGCTGGCTCGCACGGTCCGAGATGGATCGTGAGTTTCTGCTCCTGAATGGAGACACTGTTTTTGATCAGGCGGTGCTAAAACGGGTGCTGAATTCGGACCCTGCACCCATTACTCTCAGTGTAAGTTACAAGTCTACCTACGATGCGGACGACATGAAGGTCCAGTTGGATGAGAAAGGATGGGTCAAACATATAAACAAGAACTTGCGCCCAGATCAGATCGACTGCGAGTCTATCGGACTTGTTTTTTTCCGGGAACACGGCCCGCAACTATTCCGTAATGCGATCGAGGAGGCACTTCGCCAACCCGCCAAGCTTCAATCCTGGTATCTTGCCGTAATAGATGCTTTGGCCGACAAGCAGCTTGTCAGCAAGTGTGCGGTGCCTGGACACCTCTGGTGTGAAATCGATTTTCCGATGGATCTCGCAAGAGCTGAAGCACTTCTCAGCAAAATAGATCAAAATCAAATAACAGAAAACCCCGTTATAGGAGTTGCCCCAGAATTCGGAACTTAA
- a CDS encoding glycosyltransferase family 2 protein: MSAIPPIDVVIPVYNAPELTRRCIDSVVYCLSPSIRDIHIQDDASDAETRQMLDQLPYEHIHVHHAAKNQGFGGSVNEAVARSDATYVLILNSDTVTSEDFLPTLCQVFAADPQLAVIIPGGNEYARYDEAQYLHRPGGYIQTHRLRGYAFLIRRDVFQEVGGFDPAFGRGYYEDVDLGRRLDLRGWRLGVYTCAHIEHKGGGSFGRGRSFRELVRRNRNIYFLRYPNARRNVLLLSGNFPLTHFPSSLLYAVENVFQEGGYVDWLAPEPKGQLLSLQMRKRSAGMALAELLFRSWRWDKRFCEVWILPNAPHPLATLFICCARIRGISVLSWETEIA; this comes from the coding sequence ATGTCAGCCATACCACCCATTGATGTGGTGATCCCGGTTTATAATGCTCCTGAGCTAACGCGGCGTTGCATTGATTCCGTTGTTTACTGCCTTAGCCCATCCATAAGAGATATTCATATTCAAGATGATGCATCTGATGCCGAGACACGCCAGATGCTCGATCAATTGCCGTATGAACATATTCATGTCCACCACGCAGCAAAAAATCAAGGTTTTGGCGGATCTGTAAATGAGGCGGTCGCCCGCTCCGACGCAACCTATGTGTTGATACTCAACTCGGATACTGTGACGAGCGAGGATTTTCTGCCGACGTTGTGCCAGGTGTTTGCGGCTGACCCGCAGCTGGCTGTAATCATCCCCGGAGGCAATGAATATGCGAGGTACGATGAGGCCCAATATCTGCATCGTCCCGGGGGCTACATTCAGACACATCGCCTGCGGGGTTATGCGTTCCTGATTCGCCGCGACGTTTTCCAGGAGGTTGGGGGTTTTGACCCGGCATTTGGCCGCGGCTATTATGAGGATGTAGACCTTGGTCGTCGGCTCGATCTGCGCGGCTGGCGGCTCGGTGTTTATACTTGTGCTCATATAGAACACAAGGGGGGCGGATCATTCGGACGCGGCCGGTCTTTCAGGGAGTTGGTGCGACGCAATCGCAACATTTACTTCTTACGTTACCCCAACGCCCGGCGTAATGTCCTGCTTCTCTCCGGCAATTTTCCGCTGACGCACTTTCCCTCAAGTCTTCTTTATGCGGTCGAGAATGTTTTTCAGGAAGGAGGTTATGTGGATTGGCTTGCCCCTGAGCCAAAGGGGCAACTTCTCAGTTTGCAGATGCGTAAACGGTCTGCGGGAATGGCGCTTGCTGAGCTCCTGTTTCGCAGTTGGCGCTGGGATAAGCGTTTCTGCGAAGTATGGATCCTGCCCAATGCCCCGCATCCGCTGGCCACATTATTTATTTGCTGTGCACGTATCCGCGGTATCAGCGTTTTATCATGGGAGACTGAAATCGCGTAG
- a CDS encoding 2,3-bisphosphoglycerate-dependent phosphoglycerate mutase, whose amino-acid sequence MVQLVLLRHGESISNRDGHFTGWNDVALSQRGEQEAVRAGRLLKKAGYEFDMCFTSELKRATDTLRIVLSVMGANEIPIRRSWRLNERHYGMLEGINRLSAIRKFGIWPILGTQLRFNAQPPPLDPDDSRFPGNQLCYSDVDKKELPLAESMRQTLLRVLPYWQETILPEIRQGKRLLIVSHQHILRTLMMELDSSSITHLMMSSIATGRPLVYELNGKLNPVRHYYIDCQVKIPA is encoded by the coding sequence ATGGTACAGCTTGTGCTTTTACGACATGGAGAAAGTATCTCAAACCGGGATGGACATTTTACCGGATGGAATGATGTTGCATTAAGTCAGCGGGGCGAACAGGAGGCGGTACGGGCTGGTCGTCTGCTTAAGAAGGCCGGGTATGAGTTCGATATGTGTTTTACTTCTGAACTCAAGCGAGCTACTGACACGCTGCGTATTGTGTTATCGGTAATGGGAGCTAATGAAATACCAATACGTCGGAGTTGGCGTCTGAACGAACGCCACTACGGCATGTTGGAAGGAATCAACCGCTTGAGTGCTATCAGGAAATTCGGCATCTGGCCCATCCTTGGCACGCAGTTACGATTTAACGCCCAACCTCCGCCGCTCGATCCAGATGACTCGCGTTTCCCGGGAAATCAGCTGTGCTATTCTGACGTCGATAAGAAAGAGCTGCCACTCGCGGAGAGCATGCGCCAGACCCTTCTGCGAGTGTTGCCCTATTGGCAGGAAACAATCCTGCCGGAGATCCGGCAGGGAAAACGTCTGCTCATCGTATCTCATCAGCATATCTTGCGCACGTTGATGATGGAGCTGGACAGTTCATCCATTACCCACCTGATGATGTCGTCCATAGCCACAGGGCGGCCGCTGGTATACGAACTTAACGGTAAGCTGAATCCTGTCCGGCATTACTATATTGATTGTCAGGTCAAAATCCCAGCTTAG
- a CDS encoding sugar-transfer associated ATP-grasp domain-containing protein: MKIVSDWGIDRITRELSGAMWTFSHLPDDRSAATFVHRCFQREIWHEVKLRERIIICLALPLAPLVTLVLAAVFTTVNGPAIKKRTGKGIVKQVREQIEVALRCAILPPWYYIFELHDDDKRLHASEYMNRFEMKSGLYRFLRDYNGGLPIPAERSTACIKDKACFMSRCRKFGIATAPILLRVANGEVIPVDWSEPGLPETDLFVKPLNGQGGRNITRWDYLGSGQYRRNDGKLATPDQVLEDLRQASQRRTFLVQPRLANHREIADLGNGTLATVRVMSCRNEQGDFEVTNAVFRMARSSAVVVDNYHAGGIAANVDIHTGELGRGTRGAWGSTVDGWYERHPETGVQILHRKLPCWSELINLAQYAHGSAFSDQVVIGWDIALLDSGPCLIEVNKAPDLDIIQRIGSGPVGNERLGELLAFNLKRTVETKHHLR, translated from the coding sequence ATGAAGATCGTGAGCGACTGGGGCATTGACAGGATCACGCGGGAATTGAGCGGCGCGATGTGGACGTTTTCCCACTTGCCTGACGATCGCTCGGCAGCAACTTTTGTCCACCGATGCTTCCAGCGAGAGATCTGGCACGAGGTCAAGCTCCGCGAACGCATCATAATATGCTTGGCCCTGCCGCTTGCGCCGCTCGTGACTTTGGTGCTGGCAGCAGTCTTCACTACCGTCAACGGCCCAGCGATAAAGAAGCGGACCGGGAAGGGGATTGTCAAGCAAGTCCGTGAGCAGATCGAGGTCGCGCTTCGATGCGCGATTTTGCCTCCCTGGTACTATATTTTCGAACTGCACGACGATGATAAGCGCCTGCATGCCTCCGAATACATGAACCGCTTCGAAATGAAAAGCGGGCTCTACCGCTTCCTGCGTGATTATAACGGTGGCCTTCCCATTCCTGCGGAGCGCAGCACGGCATGCATCAAGGACAAGGCGTGCTTCATGTCCCGCTGTCGTAAATTTGGCATTGCCACGGCGCCTATTCTTCTGCGCGTGGCTAACGGGGAGGTCATCCCGGTCGATTGGAGCGAGCCAGGCTTGCCGGAAACCGATCTCTTTGTAAAGCCATTGAATGGTCAGGGTGGTAGAAATATTACGCGCTGGGATTATCTGGGTTCGGGACAATACCGGCGCAACGATGGGAAACTGGCTACCCCGGACCAGGTGCTGGAAGACCTGCGCCAGGCGTCGCAGCGCAGGACTTTCCTGGTGCAGCCACGGCTCGCGAACCACCGGGAAATCGCCGATTTGGGCAATGGCACCCTGGCGACAGTCCGCGTGATGAGCTGTCGGAATGAGCAAGGTGACTTCGAAGTCACCAACGCGGTCTTTCGCATGGCGCGAAGCAGTGCAGTCGTTGTCGACAACTATCACGCGGGGGGAATTGCGGCCAACGTCGATATTCATACCGGCGAACTGGGAAGGGGCACCCGCGGAGCTTGGGGGTCTACGGTGGACGGGTGGTATGAGCGGCATCCCGAAACGGGCGTGCAGATCCTGCACCGCAAGCTTCCATGCTGGTCCGAGCTGATCAATCTGGCCCAATATGCTCATGGCAGCGCCTTTTCCGATCAAGTGGTAATTGGTTGGGACATCGCATTGCTCGATAGCGGGCCATGCCTGATCGAAGTCAATAAAGCACCGGATCTGGACATCATCCAACGGATCGGTAGTGGCCCGGTAGGCAATGAGCGGCTCGGAGAGTTGCTCGCATTCAACCTGAAGCGAACCGTTGAAACCAAGCATCATTTGCGTTAA
- a CDS encoding glycosyltransferase family 39 protein, with protein MIRFSVVIPTLNEANNIDSLLACLFAVDLPPGSFEVIFVDDGSLDGTPEKIRAWEGRANVRLIERKSRPDLQASILAGVAVARSDVVVAMAANLSYPSEQLPAIVAPVLDGSYDVAIGSRYASGGSTEGGPLHRRWLSRIGNWLARLIFDVDDVTSEFFAFRRELASTIAGQGQENKILLELLMAGLGKLKVVEVPIHFRGRKRGISELPFSHPWSYLQRLMTLAGGSVTTGTANRFAATTLLCVIIDAGLFQLLMSSGTGLALAHMMSFLAAAMVNYTLDSKWSFWLRHPRPLRWHQTGRFLMVGGMALLIRGGVLALLIHGWHVPPILAIFPAIATTAAINYLGAAFYVFPAKQNSCSSDIRWRVASIGIVVLIILLRLIYVGEGQLIPDEAYYWNYAQHMDLSFYDHPPMVAWLIWLGTAIAGNNEFGVRIGAFVSGLVTMGYLYALARNLYDKSTGMRTVLLLAILPFSFATGMLMTADAPVIAAWAATLYYMERALIAGRSSAWLGMGIAFGLGLLSKYTLGLLGIAALLFVILDPTARRWMRRPHPYLAAMLALLLFSPVIIWNMEHQWASLSFQSSRIKGVGDDQFSTHLLFLNLLVLLTPVGLLAAVLALLPHDGHDKSQSARRRRLFVWVFTGTPLAIFFVLSMFDSLRFHWTAPLWLAVLPSIAWMMGATGDLRGITRSLQAAWKPTIAICIFLYALILHYAVLGIPGVPYPTYLNHYFWREATGEVEKIVEEVQHQSGQKPLVVGMSKWPIASSLSFYNRKEPMDIRSRNMFGDSGAMYQFWYPSEPPTTRPIILVSIEKKHLECDRWGNDITRMLDRPGPIESLLILRENKPLRWVYYRVAHGYLGIIHHGC; from the coding sequence TTGATACGATTTTCCGTAGTAATTCCAACGCTTAATGAAGCCAACAACATCGATTCGTTACTGGCTTGCCTATTTGCGGTGGATCTACCGCCGGGCAGTTTTGAAGTCATTTTTGTTGACGATGGCTCTTTGGATGGTACCCCTGAAAAGATACGCGCATGGGAAGGGCGAGCGAATGTACGGCTCATCGAACGCAAGTCGAGACCGGATCTGCAAGCTTCGATTCTGGCGGGTGTAGCAGTCGCGCGAAGCGATGTTGTCGTGGCGATGGCTGCTAACCTGAGTTATCCATCAGAGCAATTGCCTGCAATTGTGGCGCCGGTACTGGACGGCAGTTACGATGTTGCCATCGGCAGCCGTTACGCCTCGGGTGGGAGTACCGAGGGCGGGCCGCTGCATCGGCGGTGGCTGTCGCGTATCGGTAATTGGCTCGCGCGTCTCATTTTTGATGTGGATGATGTAACTTCTGAGTTTTTCGCATTTCGCCGCGAGTTGGCATCGACAATTGCGGGACAGGGGCAGGAAAATAAAATTTTACTCGAGTTGCTGATGGCCGGACTGGGCAAACTCAAGGTAGTGGAAGTACCCATCCATTTTCGCGGCCGGAAGCGCGGAATCTCGGAATTGCCGTTTTCCCATCCGTGGTCTTATTTGCAACGGTTGATGACGCTGGCCGGTGGTTCGGTTACTACCGGCACAGCCAACCGGTTTGCGGCGACCACATTGCTATGTGTCATTATCGACGCCGGGTTGTTCCAGTTGTTGATGAGCAGCGGGACCGGGCTTGCGTTGGCGCATATGATGAGCTTTCTTGCCGCCGCCATGGTGAATTACACACTTGATTCAAAATGGTCGTTCTGGTTGCGTCACCCACGCCCCTTAAGGTGGCATCAAACTGGCCGTTTTCTGATGGTGGGGGGCATGGCATTGCTGATACGTGGGGGGGTTTTGGCCTTGCTGATCCATGGCTGGCATGTGCCGCCCATACTGGCTATTTTCCCGGCTATTGCCACAACAGCGGCTATCAACTATCTGGGTGCCGCTTTTTATGTATTTCCAGCCAAGCAAAACTCATGTTCTTCGGACATACGCTGGCGTGTGGCGTCGATCGGAATCGTAGTGCTTATCATATTACTGCGTCTGATCTATGTCGGCGAAGGGCAATTAATTCCCGATGAGGCATATTATTGGAATTACGCCCAACACATGGATTTAAGCTTTTACGATCATCCACCGATGGTTGCGTGGCTGATATGGTTGGGTACTGCAATCGCGGGCAATAATGAGTTTGGGGTACGGATCGGCGCATTCGTCAGTGGCTTGGTGACAATGGGTTATCTCTATGCCCTGGCACGGAACCTGTATGACAAATCAACTGGAATGCGCACCGTGCTGTTGCTGGCCATCCTGCCGTTTAGTTTTGCTACCGGTATGTTGATGACGGCGGATGCGCCAGTGATCGCTGCCTGGGCTGCTACGCTCTATTACATGGAACGAGCGCTGATAGCGGGCCGCAGCTCTGCCTGGCTGGGAATGGGAATCGCGTTCGGCTTGGGGCTCCTGTCCAAATATACACTGGGCCTGTTGGGTATTGCCGCTTTATTGTTTGTGATCCTGGATCCAACTGCGCGTCGTTGGATGCGCCGCCCCCATCCCTATCTTGCGGCGATGCTAGCCTTGTTGCTGTTTTCACCCGTCATTATCTGGAATATGGAGCATCAGTGGGCATCGCTCTCGTTTCAGTCGTCGCGCATCAAGGGAGTTGGCGATGATCAATTCTCGACACATCTTCTATTTCTTAACCTTCTGGTCCTGTTGACCCCTGTGGGGTTGCTCGCTGCGGTGTTGGCATTGCTACCACACGATGGTCACGATAAAAGCCAATCTGCGCGCAGGCGCCGTCTGTTTGTATGGGTATTCACTGGCACACCGCTGGCGATATTTTTTGTGCTCAGCATGTTTGATTCGTTGCGCTTTCATTGGACTGCACCGTTGTGGCTTGCCGTGCTGCCGTCAATTGCATGGATGATGGGAGCGACCGGTGACCTGCGCGGTATCACACGCAGTTTGCAGGCAGCCTGGAAACCGACAATCGCTATTTGCATATTTCTCTACGCACTCATACTGCACTATGCGGTACTTGGAATACCCGGGGTTCCATATCCAACATACCTGAACCATTATTTCTGGCGTGAAGCAACGGGCGAGGTTGAAAAAATCGTCGAAGAGGTACAACACCAATCCGGGCAGAAACCGCTTGTTGTAGGTATGAGCAAATGGCCGATTGCAAGCTCTTTGTCTTTCTATAATCGAAAAGAACCCATGGATATTCGCTCGCGTAACATGTTTGGCGATAGCGGAGCCATGTATCAGTTCTGGTATCCATCGGAGCCGCCGACAACTCGGCCGATCATATTGGTCAGTATTGAGAAAAAACATCTCGAGTGCGACCGTTGGGGCAACGATATTACCCGAATGCTTGACCGGCCTGGTCCAATAGAGAGCCTGTTAATACTGCGTGAGAACAAACCACTGCGATGGGTATATTACAGGGTTGCCCATGGATATCTGGGGATCATTCATCATGGTTGTTGA